GTGTCCTGCTCGGTGGCGCCGGTCAGCTGATCGCGCTGCTCGCCGGCTCCGACTGGGCCGTCACCGACCCGGCGGTCCAGGTGCTGTACGAGGCCGTGGAGCGGTCCTTCGAGCCGCTCCTGTTCGACGGCGTGATGATGGACGCGGTGCGTGGCCGCGCCGTCTCCCGCGAGCGCGCGCGGGACCATGCCGACGGGGCCGCCGCGGTCGCGCACATCCTCCAGCTCGCCGAGGGGGCACCGGACGCGTACGCGGACCGCTGGCGCGCCGCGGCCAAGGGCTGGATCCTGCGCAACACGAGGACGCCGTACCGGACGCTCGTCGGGATCCCGGACCTGGCCCGCGCGAAGGCCGTCCTCGGCGATCGGACCGTGCGGCCCGCCGACCGCCCCGACGGGCACTTCGTCTTCGCCGACATGGACCGGGTGGTGCACCGGCGCCGGTCGTGGGCGTGCGCGCTGTCGCTGTCGTCGCGGCGCATCGCCGCCTACGAGGCGGGCAACGGCGAGAACCTGCACGGCTGGTACACCGGCGACGGCATGACATACCTGTACGACGGCGACGACACGGACGCCTTCGGTGACGCCTTCTGGCCCACCGTCGACCCGTACCGGCTGCCGGGGACGACGGTGGACACCCGGGTCCGGGCCGATCTCGGGACCGGCGGCGGGACCGGCACCTTCCGTCCGCGGAACGCGGTCGCGGGCGGGGCGGTGCTCGACGCCCGCTACGGTGCCGCCGCGATGGAGCTGATCGCGGACGGGTCGACGCTGCGGGCCAAGAAGGCGTGGTTCTTCCTGGACAACGCGGTCGTCGCCCTCGGCGCCGGGATCACGGCGAGCGACGGAAGGACCGTCGAGACCGTCGTCGAGAACCGGAACCTGCATGCCCAGGGCGCGCCCCGGCTCGTCGTCGACGGGCGCCGGCAGTCCTCGCGGCAGGGGTGGTCGGCCGCGCTGGACGACGCCCGCTGGGTCCATCTGGAGGGCACGGGCGGGTACGTCTTCCCCTCCGGCGGCCCGCTGCGCGCGCTGCGCGAGGAACGCACCGGGACGTGGAGCGCCCTCAACACCGGCGCGGACACCGCGGGCAGCACCACCCCGGTCACACGCCGCTACGCCACTCTCTGGTTCGACCACGGGCCCTCCCCCGTCTCCGCGTCCTACTCCTATGTCCTGCTGCCGCGCGCGACCGCCTCCGCGACCCTGGCCTGGTCCCTCTCCCGCCCGGCGCGCGTGCTCGCCAACGACGCCACCGTCCAGGCCGTCGCCGCACCCCGCCACGGCCTGCTCGCGGCGCACTTCTGGGCGGCGGGCTCGGTGGACGGGCTCGGCACCGACGGCCCCGGCACCGTCCTGGTGTGCCGCCGCGGCGAGGGCGTGACGGTGGCGGTGGCCGATCCGAGCCGTACGGTGACGGAGCTGACCGTACGGCTGCCCTTCGCCGTGCGCACGGTGGTCCACGCCGACGACACCGTGTCCGTGGTGCCGGGCCGCCGCCCCGTGCTCACCGTCCGCGTGGGCGGCTCACGGGGTCATACACACACCGCG
The sequence above is drawn from the Streptomyces sp. SAT1 genome and encodes:
- a CDS encoding polysaccharide lyase 8 family protein — translated: MELSRRQTLALASAGAAAGLVARAGGASAAAASGDDPYEPLLGRAAQQLTGGAFDPADPDFAAALTALDTQAAAWWRQIDTSANRTALWADLSPASDPGMFGQSYPRLRTIATAWATPGTSLTGQEAVRDGLLDALRFLHTAGYDASRRETGNWWFWEIGAPRALMDVCVLLRAELPAQDRDAYVATVARFVPDPDRRTNSPTLAETGANRTDKAVIVALRGLLAGDPAALVLARDGLSDVRDKGKNSLFQYVTSGDGFYRDGSFVQHSDVAYTGTYGSVLLGGAGQLIALLAGSDWAVTDPAVQVLYEAVERSFEPLLFDGVMMDAVRGRAVSRERARDHADGAAAVAHILQLAEGAPDAYADRWRAAAKGWILRNTRTPYRTLVGIPDLARAKAVLGDRTVRPADRPDGHFVFADMDRVVHRRRSWACALSLSSRRIAAYEAGNGENLHGWYTGDGMTYLYDGDDTDAFGDAFWPTVDPYRLPGTTVDTRVRADLGTGGGTGTFRPRNAVAGGAVLDARYGAAAMELIADGSTLRAKKAWFFLDNAVVALGAGITASDGRTVETVVENRNLHAQGAPRLVVDGRRQSSRQGWSAALDDARWVHLEGTGGYVFPSGGPLRALREERTGTWSALNTGADTAGSTTPVTRRYATLWFDHGPSPVSASYSYVLLPRATASATLAWSLSRPARVLANDATVQAVAAPRHGLLAAHFWAAGSVDGLGTDGPGTVLVCRRGEGVTVAVADPSRTVTELTVRLPFAVRTVVHADDTVSVVPGRRPVLTVRVGGSRGHTHTARLR